The genome window AGGACATTCAGGTAATTTTGGACTACTGTAATTGAGATCGTATTCTGGGTTGCAAACAAATTTTGCTGCGATGCCTCTAGCGACAGCTTACTTTGTTTGACGGCATTTTGGAGCGCAAAACCATTGAAAATGGTTAGGGTAGAAGAGGCCTGGAAATTGTTTGATCGGAACGTCTGGTTAACAAATTCGTTGGAGGCCTGGTCAATGCTATAACCCCCATTAAAAGCCTGATTCGCGAATAAGTTTGCGTTCGGATAGCGGTTGAGCTTTGCCTGTTGCAGGGACAGGCTGTTGTTCTGCACATTTAATTGCTGCTGCCGAATCTGAAGGTTATTCTGCAAAGCAATTTCGATACACTGCTTAAGAGAGTATCGTTCAGCAGGTTGGTTCTGCACTGTTGTCTGAGCAAATGCGGCATTTACGGCCACAAAACTCATTAACCCTACTCCTCTACGCAGAAACTGATAAACCATTGTCTTCATCATGGCTACGCTTTTCATCTTCAATGTTAAAAACTATCTTGTGGTCTGACTATTCTTTTTTGTATAAGCGGTGAATATACGAACCAACGCGGTTTATAATGGTGATGTCCTACCACAGAATGGGGGAGAACTTTCGTTTACAAACCGGGCATTTCAATACGGAGATGGTTTGTTTGAAACCATTCGGTATGAAGCGGGCAAACTTTGGTACTGGTCTGATCATTTCGACCGGCTCAGTCGCGGCATGCACGCCTTACGTATGATTGCACCTACGCAATTTTCCGAAGAGCGGATTTACCAAATTATTTTCCAACTGCTGGACCAAAACGGAGCGGGTAACCAACCCATCTACATCAAGCTACAGGTCTGGCGTAAACCCGGTGGCCTTTATACACCTACCCGGCATGAAATCGATTACCTGATTACTACCCGCCCTGGTCAGCCTTTCTCCGTGACAGAGAAAGAAAAAGTAGGCATTTTCGAGGATTTTCGGTTAAACCTTACCCCCGTTTCGGCCTACAAAACCGTTAATGCCCTGCCCTACGTACTCGCCGGTATGGCAAGGCTGGAACAGGGCGTTGACGACGTGATTTTACTCGACACCGACGGAAATCTAAGCGAATGCCTGGCCTCAAACCTGTTTTGGTACAAGAACCAGACCATCTATACGCCTTCGTTGCAAACGGGCTGTATCGATGGAATCATGCGGAAACAAATCCTTCGTCTGGGACAACAGCTCGGTCTTCCGATTCACCAGGGATTGTACAAACCCGAGGCGTTGAGCGAGGCCGAAGCCGTTTTTTGTACCAATGCCGCCGGTGTTCAATGGTTCCGAAGCGTAGACAGTCCGCTCGTGAACAATCCGTTTCCCTGGGTGATGTCCGACGAAAACCCGCTAGGCATCCTGTTGACTCAGCTTCGTCTCGGAAGATTCTAGCCAGCCATCTTTCAGGTGCAGAACTCGGTTGCCGTATTCCGCGTTTACTTCCGAGTGCGTCACCTGTACGATGGTTACGCCGTCTTCTTTGTTCAATTTCTTGAACAGTTCCATAATCTCTTTTGCCTGGTCGGAATGAAGATTTCCGGTTGGTTCATCCGCGAAAATAACCCGGGGCTGGGCAGCAATGGCGCGGGCAATTCCGACCAACTGTTGCTGACCACCCGACAACTGGCTCGGGAAAAGATCTTTTTTGCCTACAATGTTGAATCGGTCGAGCAGGTCGGCAACGCGGCTTTTGCGTTCGGAACCCGATAAGCCTTTGTAAAGCAATGGCGTTTCGATGTTTTCATACACCGTTAGTTCGTCAATCAGGTGGTAAGCCTGAAACACAAAACCAATGTGGTTGCGGTGCAGGTCAGTCCGGCGCTTCTCCGATAGCTTCTGAACGGGTTGATCCAGGAAAAGATACTCTCCTTCGGAAGGCTCTTCTAACAAGCCCAGAATATGCAGCAGGGTTGATTTGCCCGAACCAGACGGCCCCATGATCGACACAAATTCTCCCTCCTTAATTTCAAGTGATACATTCCGTAGCACGTAATTGCGGCCAAAACCAACGGGATAGTATTTGGAGACGTTATTCAGTACAATCATAAAATTTATGTATAAATGTCTTTTAATTATTCACTTCGTAAACTATCCGCCGGATTGGCCTGTGCCGCCCGGTAGGTTTTAATTCCAATGGTCAAACTACCAATAATTAGCATCAGGCCAAAACATAGTCCCAGTGTTTCGAAGCCGATGTCAACGTGGTAGGCAAAATTTCGTATAAAAAAGTTGCCGATAAAATACCCCGACGGCAAGGCAATCACACCCGCAATGATCAACAGCCGCACAAAATCCCAAGACAGCAACCAGCTAATCTGACTAACCTGCGCGCCCATTACTTTGCGAATACCAATCTCTTTAATGCGGGTTTCAGTCGTATAAATCACCATACCCAACAAGCCCAGACACGCAATGGACAGAGCCAGTCCAATCAGCAGGAGCAGCACATGCAAATCTTCGTAATGTCCGTGGCGGTCTTCCAGATACGTATCATACCATTGGCCATCAAACGAACCGTAGCGATGAAGCTGCTTCCAAATCTGCCGGGTTGCCGCCAGCACATTTTCTTCGGACCCTCTGGCTACAGCCACGTTAACGTAGCGAAAGCGATCGGGGGAATAACGCACAATTAGCGGCTTAATCGACCAGGCAAAGGTGGTATACTGAAAGTCTTTGAGTACACCAGCAACCTGAACTTCCTCGTTGTTATTGAGCCAGATGGTTTGCCCAACGGCGGCACGCGCATCGTCCAGACCAAATTTTCGTACGGCCTCTTCGTTGATCAGTACCAGGCGACTAGCCGAATCGGTATGCGTTTGCGGCAGATTCTGTCCGGCAGCCAGCGTTAATTGCATGGTGGGCACAAAACCAGCATCGGCCGCGATCACAAAAGATGCGGAAGAGTCGTCGGCTGACCGTTGCCGCCGGACGATGGCACCATCACCACCGTGGTCGCCCAGCATGATCGACAGGGGAGAAACGCCCTCAACGCCCGAAATTTTGGCCAATTCATTGGCTAATCGCTGTACAGGAACATCGTGCAGCGGAATGTTTAGTACACCATCACGCCGGAACCCATAATCAGCATTGGCCATGTAGCGCTGTTGCCGAGTCATGGTTACCAACAGAATCACGGCGGTTAGTGTCAGAGCAAACTGAATAACAATCAGGCTCTTACGCAGAGAGATGCCACGTAGAACCCGCAAGCCTGTCTGGCTTCGTAAGACCATTGCTGGCTGGAAACCAGAGAGTACCCGCGCCGGAATGAGGCCCGCCACCAAACCCGTGAATAGACTAAAAGCAATAAAGATAAGCCAGAGCCGACCATCTTCCCGAACGCCACCAATAAACCATTGTTGGATGGCTGCCATCGGCTTCACGATCTGTAACATGGCATAGGACAGCCCCAATGAGAATAAGGACAGGATTAGGGATTCCGCCATGAATTGCCCCATGAGCTGCCAGCGCAAGGCACCAACCACCTTGCGGATACCCACTTCCCGCGCCCGACTGAGCGAGCGGGCCAGCGTTAAGTTGACGTAATTAAAACCGGCCAGCAACAAGGTAAGTAAACAGACTCCCATCTCAATAGTCAAGGCGATGCGATCAGGCTCGTGGGTGCCGTTGTACAATTGCTGACGCGCGGGAGAAAAATTCGTAAGCGCCTGGGTAAGAAACGTGTAGTCCTTGTCGCCTTCGTTGGGTCTGTTGGCCGGATGCAGTTGCAGGCCCTGCGTAACGCGATTGCTTACCGACGTAACGGCCTTTTGAAGTAAGTCTGCCGGTGTTCCGGGTTTTAAAAGCACGTATGTATAAGCTGTTCGGTAGTCGCGCCAGTCGTTTGCCGACTGCTCTGTGAAAGAAGCGGGCGGCATGGCAACCAACAGATCAAACCGTAAATGCGATTGATTAAACGCATCATCGACAACACCCACCACCGTAAACGCGCCTAAGCTGCTGTGCTGTAGGGTCTGACCAATGGGGCTGGCTTTACCAAAAAGGCGTTCCGCTGTTTTCGGGCTGAGGACTGCCGTTTTCGGTTCGGTGGCGTATTGACCCTGCCGTAATTTAAACCCAAAAATGGAAAAGAAAGAAGGATCAACGGCCCGCAGCAGCAGGTTATTAAAGCGTTTGTGGCTAACGTCAATTTCGCCGTAATGCCGAATAACGCGCGCGGTGGATTCGACGAAATCATAGCCGCTCTTCAATTCGCCAGCCAGCGGAATGGGAGAGGAGGCAAACAAAGAACGATTATTCCCCTGATCGGTAACATCGGTCAGAACGCGGTAAATGCGCTCCCGGTTGGGGTGGAAATCATCGTAGTCGTACGCGCCTTTGATGTGCGTTAGCGCCACCAGACAGACCATAATGCCCGCTGCTAGTCCAAAGATATTAATGAACGAAAACAGCTTGTGTTTCCAGAGGTTACGAAGAGCGATTTTAAAATAGTTGCGGATCATGGTTGTAAGGATCAGGTAAATATGGGTTAGAACCGGAGCTATTATTCACTTCGTAAACTCTTCACTGGATTCATCAGCGCCGCTTTGACGCTATGGAAGCTAACGGTTAACAAGGCGATCAGAATGGCCAGACTACCCGATAGCAGGAAAACCCACCAAGGAACATCGATTCTATAGGCAAAATCCTGTAACCACTTGTCGATGGCATACCACGCAACCGGCGAAGCCAAGATAATAGAAAGAAAAACCAATTTAAGAAAGCTCTGCGAAAGCAACGCAACAATTCCTGGAACGGAGGCTCCCAGTACTTTCCGGATGCCAATTTCTTTAGTCCGTTGCTCAATGGTTAGGAGCGCAATGGCAAACAAGCCCATGCACGACAGTACAACAGTAATGGCGGCGGCAATGCTGAAAATCGTTGATAATCGCTCTTCCCGTTTGTACCAGCGGTCGGTATTTTCGCTCAGAAACGAAGCCATAAACTCCGACCGTGGAGCCAGCTCTTTGTACAGCGCCTTCAACTGATCCATCGTGGAAACCATGTTTTGACGCGTTACCCGAACCAGAATGTAGTCGAGGTCATCCCGCCGCTGGATGTGCATGGTGATGGGCTTAACCTTCTGGTGGAGAGCATACAAATGAATATCCGGAATAACGCCAATAACCTGGTAATAAACCCCGCCGCTATCGGTTTGGAAGCGGGCTCCAACCGGCGTTTTCTCATCCAGCGCTTTAGCCATGCTAGCCGAAATAATCACCGAGGAAACCGAGTCCGTTGCGTATTGAGGGCTAAACTCCCGGCCAGCCAGCAGTTTGATGCCGAGTGTTTTTAGGTAATCGTAATCGACGCGCACCCAATCGGTAGCTACTTCGTGACCTTTGTGCATGAAGCCCGAAATACTTCGTGAACTGCTTCCGTCGCGGCCACGACCCAGGTTAACGCCTGTTCCGGTTACGCCCAAAACGTTTGGATTCGTGGCCAATCGAGTGCGCATCAGAGTAAGGAGTGCATTGCCATCGTTGTCGTTTCCAACGGGAATGCTAATGACTTGCTCTTCGTCGAAGCCCAGCGGTTTATCCCGCAGGTAACGAAGCTGTTGCAAAATAACCAACGTGCAGGTGATGAGTAAACAGGCTAGGGCAAATTGTGCCACAATCAGGGAGTTGCGCAGTGCTCCTGGCTTTTGGGGAGATAACTTTCCCTTCAGAACGGTTACAATATTGAAGCGGGTTAATGCCACTGCCGGATAGCCGCCAGTCAGCAAGGTTATGGCTAGAAAACCTCCCAGAATCACTAGCAACGAAGCCGGGCTATAAATCAACGCAAGCGTCAGGCCGGACTTGAAAAGGGTGTTATAGGCGGGCAGCAGCAAGCTAACCAGGAGCAATCCGAAAGCCAATCCTGCAAGGCACGTCAAGACCGATTCGCTCCAGAGTTGAACAAATAACTGGCGGGGCAGGGCACCAAGCGTTTTACGAACGCCCACTTCCTTAGCCCGCGTGAAAATGCGTGCCAGCGATAAATTTACGTAGTTGATACCGGCAATGGCCAGGATAAACAGGCCAATCAGCACCAGTGTGTAGACATAAAGCTGTTCCGTGCCCGAGCCTTCTACTTTTTGCGTATCGAGGTGGACATCGAGCAGCGGTTGCAACCGCAAGCTGAACAACTCGCCCTGGCTGTCGGGCTTAGCGCCGTTCTGCTTCATTTCGCGTATGTTCTGCTGGTAATATTTCGCAGTAAAGGGCCGTAACCGCTTTTCCATCGTTGCCTGGTCTACATCAGGGCGCAGCTTAACAAAAACTTCGTGGTTGGCCTGGTCCCAGCGCCCTTTGCCTTCGGCGTAACTGGGTGAATTTTCAATCCGAATGAAGGCATCGTATTCAATGGTCGAATTTTTAGGCGCATCGGCTACCACACCCGTCACGACGTAATCTTTCCAGACGCCATTGGAGCCAATCCGGACTGTTTTACCCATAGGACTGGCGTTGCCAAAAAT of Tellurirhabdus bombi contains these proteins:
- a CDS encoding aminotransferase class IV, producing the protein MNIRTNAVYNGDVLPQNGGELSFTNRAFQYGDGLFETIRYEAGKLWYWSDHFDRLSRGMHALRMIAPTQFSEERIYQIIFQLLDQNGAGNQPIYIKLQVWRKPGGLYTPTRHEIDYLITTRPGQPFSVTEKEKVGIFEDFRLNLTPVSAYKTVNALPYVLAGMARLEQGVDDVILLDTDGNLSECLASNLFWYKNQTIYTPSLQTGCIDGIMRKQILRLGQQLGLPIHQGLYKPEALSEAEAVFCTNAAGVQWFRSVDSPLVNNPFPWVMSDENPLGILLTQLRLGRF
- a CDS encoding ABC transporter ATP-binding protein, with product MIVLNNVSKYYPVGFGRNYVLRNVSLEIKEGEFVSIMGPSGSGKSTLLHILGLLEEPSEGEYLFLDQPVQKLSEKRRTDLHRNHIGFVFQAYHLIDELTVYENIETPLLYKGLSGSERKSRVADLLDRFNIVGKKDLFPSQLSGGQQQLVGIARAIAAQPRVIFADEPTGNLHSDQAKEIMELFKKLNKEDGVTIVQVTHSEVNAEYGNRVLHLKDGWLESSETKLSQQDA
- a CDS encoding ABC transporter permease codes for the protein MIRNYFKIALRNLWKHKLFSFINIFGLAAGIMVCLVALTHIKGAYDYDDFHPNRERIYRVLTDVTDQGNNRSLFASSPIPLAGELKSGYDFVESTARVIRHYGEIDVSHKRFNNLLLRAVDPSFFSIFGFKLRQGQYATEPKTAVLSPKTAERLFGKASPIGQTLQHSSLGAFTVVGVVDDAFNQSHLRFDLLVAMPPASFTEQSANDWRDYRTAYTYVLLKPGTPADLLQKAVTSVSNRVTQGLQLHPANRPNEGDKDYTFLTQALTNFSPARQQLYNGTHEPDRIALTIEMGVCLLTLLLAGFNYVNLTLARSLSRAREVGIRKVVGALRWQLMGQFMAESLILSLFSLGLSYAMLQIVKPMAAIQQWFIGGVREDGRLWLIFIAFSLFTGLVAGLIPARVLSGFQPAMVLRSQTGLRVLRGISLRKSLIVIQFALTLTAVILLVTMTRQQRYMANADYGFRRDGVLNIPLHDVPVQRLANELAKISGVEGVSPLSIMLGDHGGDGAIVRRQRSADDSSASFVIAADAGFVPTMQLTLAAGQNLPQTHTDSASRLVLINEEAVRKFGLDDARAAVGQTIWLNNNEEVQVAGVLKDFQYTTFAWSIKPLIVRYSPDRFRYVNVAVARGSEENVLAATRQIWKQLHRYGSFDGQWYDTYLEDRHGHYEDLHVLLLLIGLALSIACLGLLGMVIYTTETRIKEIGIRKVMGAQVSQISWLLSWDFVRLLIIAGVIALPSGYFIGNFFIRNFAYHVDIGFETLGLCFGLMLIIGSLTIGIKTYRAAQANPADSLRSE
- a CDS encoding ABC transporter permease, producing the protein MIRNYLKIAFRNLWKNRLTTAINVVGLAVAFGSSVLLFLTAWFEWSYDEFHTNANQIFRTYSVSNDPEGVSKSETMPFPLVPTLKQEFPEVEKAARIMWGSSVIQYGDKQLRKQVRCTDADFLEMFSFPLKQGSSQTALNSLSSLVISENTANDIFGNASPMGKTVRIGSNGVWKDYVVTGVVADAPKNSTIEYDAFIRIENSPSYAEGKGRWDQANHEVFVKLRPDVDQATMEKRLRPFTAKYYQQNIREMKQNGAKPDSQGELFSLRLQPLLDVHLDTQKVEGSGTEQLYVYTLVLIGLFILAIAGINYVNLSLARIFTRAKEVGVRKTLGALPRQLFVQLWSESVLTCLAGLAFGLLLVSLLLPAYNTLFKSGLTLALIYSPASLLVILGGFLAITLLTGGYPAVALTRFNIVTVLKGKLSPQKPGALRNSLIVAQFALACLLITCTLVILQQLRYLRDKPLGFDEEQVISIPVGNDNDGNALLTLMRTRLATNPNVLGVTGTGVNLGRGRDGSSSRSISGFMHKGHEVATDWVRVDYDYLKTLGIKLLAGREFSPQYATDSVSSVIISASMAKALDEKTPVGARFQTDSGGVYYQVIGVIPDIHLYALHQKVKPITMHIQRRDDLDYILVRVTRQNMVSTMDQLKALYKELAPRSEFMASFLSENTDRWYKREERLSTIFSIAAAITVVLSCMGLFAIALLTIEQRTKEIGIRKVLGASVPGIVALLSQSFLKLVFLSIILASPVAWYAIDKWLQDFAYRIDVPWWVFLLSGSLAILIALLTVSFHSVKAALMNPVKSLRSE